The following are from one region of the Methylophilus sp. DW102 genome:
- the rpmE gene encoding 50S ribosomal protein L31, translated as MKADIHPNYPEINVTCSCGNKFKTRSTNGKDLNIEVCSQCHPFYTGKQKIVDTAGRVEKFRQKYGM; from the coding sequence ATGAAAGCTGATATTCACCCAAATTACCCGGAAATCAACGTCACATGTAGCTGTGGCAACAAATTTAAAACCCGTTCTACTAACGGTAAAGACTTGAACATTGAAGTCTGTTCACAGTGCCACCCGTTCTACACTGGTAAACAGAAGATCGTGGACACCGCTGGTCGCGTTGAGAAATTCCGCCAAAAATACGGCATGTAA
- a CDS encoding glycosyl transferase — protein MQFYIDHDWQENMATPRAKVGERAKTHLLILLCAIWLCVGLIGHSPWKPFESQTASIVQSLFEHPFLSMQSWTEGYWIAPVSAGHPALETPPLFYWVATGFAHLLSPFLPIHDAARLSVGVWMLLTLIMMGLSGRELWNFGVGRQTNFIFIGCLGLVVSAHTMMPAVAALSGITMAFYALALVIRKPLRAAGLLGAGLLISFLAGGVLPALTIIGTTVCLLLLPAIRQHRAQSQALLAGVLLAVPGIWLWCSLCQQWAPELWQTWWQSQWQVQLPTKHAYFVRTLAWYAWPALPFAMWGVWRFRQSVLSTYRFQLGLIFFTVAFVLIGFYSDRSEVNALPLLVPLTVLAAGSIETLKRGAAGALNWFGLILFGLLIAIAWLGWWAMLNGTPVKLFQRLSYLSGLQMIPFSLLYGAIAVAVTLIWLSIVLRSKHSNRSSATNWAIGMTCAWTVFMSLWLPMIEAARTYQPLFEDLRKHLPAHYQCIYAQNIGSSQEELLHYHAKIRLQTQATAKPADCDLYLIEDQPGKRHVLPGDEWRVIWEGEQTRQNRESFRLLQRHHK, from the coding sequence ATGCAGTTTTACATTGACCACGACTGGCAAGAAAACATGGCTACCCCGCGCGCCAAGGTCGGTGAGCGGGCAAAAACACATTTGCTGATCCTGCTCTGTGCCATCTGGTTGTGCGTGGGCCTGATAGGGCATTCACCCTGGAAGCCGTTCGAGTCGCAGACGGCCAGTATCGTCCAAAGCCTGTTTGAACATCCGTTCCTGTCCATGCAAAGCTGGACCGAAGGCTACTGGATTGCGCCAGTATCGGCAGGCCACCCTGCCCTGGAAACCCCGCCCTTGTTTTACTGGGTCGCAACTGGTTTTGCGCATCTGCTCTCCCCATTTTTACCTATACATGATGCAGCCCGACTGAGTGTTGGTGTCTGGATGTTGCTGACACTGATCATGATGGGCTTGAGTGGGCGGGAGCTGTGGAATTTTGGTGTTGGCAGACAAACCAATTTCATTTTCATAGGTTGCCTGGGGTTGGTGGTGAGCGCACACACCATGATGCCGGCCGTGGCGGCCTTGAGTGGCATCACCATGGCGTTTTACGCCCTGGCACTCGTCATCCGCAAGCCATTACGTGCTGCAGGTTTGCTAGGGGCAGGCTTGCTGATCTCATTTCTGGCGGGTGGCGTATTGCCTGCACTCACCATTATCGGGACGACGGTTTGCCTGCTGCTATTGCCTGCCATTCGTCAACATCGCGCACAATCCCAAGCCTTACTGGCAGGCGTGCTGCTTGCAGTACCTGGCATCTGGCTGTGGTGCTCGCTATGCCAGCAATGGGCTCCCGAACTTTGGCAGACCTGGTGGCAATCGCAATGGCAAGTGCAACTCCCGACAAAGCATGCTTATTTTGTCCGCACCTTGGCCTGGTATGCCTGGCCAGCACTCCCTTTTGCCATGTGGGGCGTTTGGCGCTTTCGCCAGAGCGTGCTGAGCACCTACCGCTTTCAATTGGGACTGATCTTTTTTACCGTAGCCTTTGTACTGATCGGCTTTTATAGCGACCGCAGTGAAGTGAATGCCTTGCCCTTGCTGGTCCCGCTGACCGTGCTGGCAGCTGGCAGCATAGAAACGCTCAAACGTGGCGCAGCAGGTGCCTTAAACTGGTTTGGATTGATCTTGTTTGGCCTGCTGATTGCCATTGCCTGGCTGGGTTGGTGGGCCATGCTCAATGGCACCCCCGTCAAACTGTTTCAGCGTCTGAGCTACCTGTCCGGCCTGCAAATGATTCCATTCAGCCTGCTCTACGGTGCGATTGCGGTAGCCGTGACCCTGATCTGGTTGTCCATTGTCTTGCGTTCCAAACACTCCAACCGATCCAGCGCCACGAACTGGGCCATCGGCATGACCTGTGCCTGGACCGTATTCATGAGTCTCTGGCTCCCGATGATTGAAGCGGCGCGCACCTATCAGCCCCTGTTTGAAGACTTGCGCAAGCATTTGCCCGCGCATTACCAATGTATTTATGCGCAAAATATAGGCAGCTCGCAAGAGGAGTTATTGCACTATCATGCCAAGATACGCCTGCAAACCCAGGCGACTGCAAAACCGGCAGACTGTGATTTGTACCTGATTGAAGACCAGCCTGGAAAACGCCACGTGTTGCCCGGGGATGAATGGCGCGTCATTTGGGAGGGGGAACAGACCCGCCAGAATCGCGAGTCTTTCAGATTATTACAGCGACACCACAAGTAA
- a CDS encoding formate dehydrogenase subunit delta, translating into MANQIGDFFEANPDAEEAQREIASHLKKFWNSVMINSLVSHVQQHQGQGLHPQVIAAVQQYVKLS; encoded by the coding sequence ATGGCTAATCAGATTGGCGATTTTTTTGAGGCAAATCCTGATGCCGAGGAAGCGCAGCGTGAAATTGCCAGCCACCTGAAAAAATTCTGGAATTCGGTCATGATCAACAGCCTGGTCAGCCATGTGCAGCAACATCAGGGGCAAGGCTTGCATCCGCAAGTGATTGCGGCCGTGCAGCAATATGTAAAATTGTCTTGA